The following proteins come from a genomic window of Trifolium pratense cultivar HEN17-A07 linkage group LG4, ARS_RC_1.1, whole genome shotgun sequence:
- the LOC123921792 gene encoding 50S ribosomal protein L20-like, with translation MNKKKVLELAKGFGGRAKNCIRIARERVEKALQYSYRDRRNKKRDMRSLWIQRINAGTRVHGVNYGNFMHGLLKENIQLNRKVLSEISMHEPYSFKSLVDISRNAFPGNKNVVVPPRKVTF, from the exons atgaataagAAAAAGGTATTGGAATTGGCAAAGGGGTTCGGGGGGAGAGCAAAGAATTGCATTAGGATTGCAAGGGAGAGGGTGGAGAAGGCGTTGCAGTATTCCTACAGAGATCGTCGTAACAAAAAGAGGGACATGCGATCCCTTTGGATTCAACGGATTAATGCTGGCACTCGCGTTCATGGT GTCAATTATGGGAACTTCATGCATGGGCTGCTGAAGGAGAATATTCAACTTAACAGAAAGGTTTTGTCAGAGATATCTATGCACGAACCCTATAGTTTCAAATCACTGGTAGACATATCAAGAAATGCATTTCCTGGAAACAAGAATGTGGTTGTCCCTCCAAGAAAGGTGACCTTTTAG